One Halobacterium zhouii genomic region harbors:
- the sucD gene encoding succinate--CoA ligase subunit alpha, which produces MSILVDDDTRVVVQGITGGEGKFHAEQMIEYGTNVVAGAVPGKGGQEVSGVPVYDTVDQAVEAENADASVVFVPPAFAADAVFEGLDTDLDLVVAITEGIPTQDMAKVNKRLSEVDTRLIGPNCPGIITPGEAKLGILPGNIFESGRVGLVSRSGTLTYQVVDSLTSRGIGQTTAIGIGGDPIIGTDFIDALSLFEDDVDTDAVVMCGEIGGEDEEEAAEFIAQNMDTPVAGFIAGRTAPPGKRMGHAGAIVSGSGTGTAESKISALNDAGVPVGDTPEEVADDIEDFL; this is translated from the coding sequence ATGAGTATTCTAGTCGACGACGACACCCGCGTCGTGGTGCAGGGCATCACGGGCGGCGAGGGCAAGTTCCACGCCGAACAGATGATCGAGTACGGGACGAACGTCGTCGCGGGCGCGGTGCCCGGCAAGGGCGGCCAGGAAGTCTCGGGCGTCCCCGTCTACGACACCGTCGACCAGGCCGTCGAAGCCGAGAACGCCGACGCGTCGGTCGTGTTCGTTCCGCCCGCGTTCGCGGCAGACGCCGTCTTCGAGGGACTCGACACGGACCTCGACCTCGTGGTCGCCATCACGGAGGGTATCCCGACCCAGGACATGGCGAAGGTGAACAAGCGCCTCTCCGAGGTCGACACCCGCCTCATCGGTCCGAACTGTCCGGGCATCATCACGCCCGGCGAGGCGAAACTCGGCATCCTGCCGGGCAACATCTTCGAGTCCGGGCGCGTCGGACTCGTCTCTCGGTCTGGCACCCTCACGTACCAGGTCGTGGACTCCCTGACCTCCCGGGGTATCGGCCAGACGACCGCCATCGGCATCGGCGGCGACCCCATCATCGGCACCGACTTCATCGACGCGCTCTCGCTGTTCGAGGACGACGTCGACACCGACGCCGTCGTGATGTGCGGCGAAATCGGCGGTGAGGACGAGGAGGAGGCCGCCGAGTTCATCGCCCAGAACATGGACACGCCGGTCGCGGGATTCATCGCGGGCCGCACCGCGCCGCCGGGCAAGCGCATGGGCCACGCGGGCGCCATCGTCTCCGGCAGCGGGACGGGTACTGCGGAGTCCAAGATCAGCGCGCTGAACGACGCGGGCGTCCCGGTCGGCGACACGCCCGAGGAAGTCGCGGACGACATCGAGGACTTCCTGTAG